One Pueribacillus theae genomic window, AAACGAATAATTCATATTCCCCATCTATTCTTGAGTTTGAAAGGCCAAACGTATGCCTAATCCAATATAAATCAAACCAACAATCTTCTCGGCTTTATTAGCAAAAACACCTGACGTTTTGAACATCTTTGCTCCAATGAAACTTGTACAATAAGCCAAAAAAGTAGTGTATGCAATACTCATTAGCACAAATACAATGCCTAAGACAAGAAGTTGTAATGTCACACTGCTTCCGTCATTTTGGATAAATTGAGGTAAAAATGCTAAAAAGAATAATGCTGTTTTAGGATTCAATACTTCCGCTAAAAAGCCTTGTTTAATTGATTTCCAACTCGAGCTTTTAACTATACTCACAGACGTTTGTTCAACGTTTGGTTTTTCTTCTTGTTTCGCCTTTGCCAGTAACATTTGAATCCCTAAGTAGCATAAATAAATAGCTCCGATATATTTTACGATTTCAAATGCGAAAGCTGAACTTAATAATATCGCTGATAACCCTAAAATAGCGAACAATACATGGATAATATCACCTAAGGCAATTCCTAAAGCAGTCATAATACCATTTTTTCTCCCGCTTTTTATCGTTTGAGAAATTGTAATAATGACCGCAGGGCCTGGGATTAGAAATAAAAGAAAAACAACGACAATAAATGAAACCATGCTATCCTCACACTTTCTATTCCATATAACATTTTTACTACCATGGTATGTTAAGCCTGCTCCTCGATCAGTGTGGAAAAGTAGACACCATGAATTTCTCCATATACCTGTATACTAGAAGGCCTTTCCGCCTTGTAACAAGTATAACAATTTCTCATAAGTTGTCTACAATCTTTTGCCAATACATTTCGGAGATTGGCAATTACTTTATTTCTTGACACGTCATATTATTAATAGTAATATTATGAATATGAAAAACACAATTAAAAAATCACCTGTCGCATTAGCCGTACTTTGCTTTCTTATTGAGGAGCCTATGCATCCGTATCGTATGCAGCAGCTTATTAAAGAGAGGGGGAAAGATGAAGTTATTAACGTTCGCCATCGAACGAGTATTTACCAAACGATTGATCGGTTGCATCGAGACAAGGCCATTGCCATCCAAGAAAAGAAAAAGAACGAAGGGAGACCAGATTTAATTGTTTATGAAATCACGGATTTAGGTCGAAATGCTGCCTATTCATGGATCCGGGAAATGATCTCTACACCGGCTCAGGAATTTTTAGAGTTCCCTGCTGC contains:
- a CDS encoding PadR family transcriptional regulator is translated as MNMKNTIKKSPVALAVLCFLIEEPMHPYRMQQLIKERGKDEVINVRHRTSIYQTIDRLHRDKAIAIQEKKKNEGRPDLIVYEITDLGRNAAYSWIREMISTPAQEFLEFPAAVSFLALLTPEDVALLFKQRVSALKKTLARLEDQFQKGASLGLPRLFLLEAEYQRTVLAAEIEWITSIIADIDSKKLKWSMEELREKEN
- a CDS encoding LysE family translocator, giving the protein MVSFIVVVFLLFLIPGPAVIITISQTIKSGRKNGIMTALGIALGDIIHVLFAILGLSAILLSSAFAFEIVKYIGAIYLCYLGIQMLLAKAKQEEKPNVEQTSVSIVKSSSWKSIKQGFLAEVLNPKTALFFLAFLPQFIQNDGSSVTLQLLVLGIVFVLMSIAYTTFLAYCTSFIGAKMFKTSGVFANKAEKIVGLIYIGLGIRLAFQTQE